In a single window of the Prochlorococcus marinus CUG1415 genome:
- a CDS encoding glycogen/starch/alpha-glucan phosphorylase — protein sequence MANLMNPNEPFDLRLPTPGCYLDPEKAGMDSDAVFQGMTAHLFYTLGKLATSASPHDLYMALSYAVKDRLMTRYLASQEVIRKKPQKTVAYLSAEFLIGPQLSNNLLNLGITQEAEDALKRFGIESLSTILEVEEEPGLGNGGLGRLAACYMESLASLQVPAVGYGIRYEFGIFNQLIRDGWQVEVTDKWLKGGWPWELPQPDESCFVGFGGKTESYRDDKGNYRSRWIPSEHAIGVPHDVPVLGYRVNTCDRLRLWRADATESFDFYAFNIGDYYGAVEEKVASETLSKVLYPNDGTDEGRRLRLKQQHFFVSCSLQDMLRSLEKRSIPITEFPRHWTVQLNDTHPAIAVAELMRLLIDQYQVGWDKAWNITTSSVAYTNHTLLPEALEKWDLGLFNDLLPRHLEIIYEINWRFLQQLRLRYPGDDKILQKLSIIDEEGSKSVRMAHLATIGAHHINGVAALHSDLIKRQLLPEFAQLWPEKFTNITNGVTPRRWVALSNPSLSNLLEKEVGPDWITNMELLQKLEQKKDDTNFLQKFEDTKLNGKRKLASFIHSKTGILVDPSSLFDVQVKRIHQYKRQHLNALQIIAQYLRIKNGTNNYEVPRTIIFGGKAAPGYFMAKLMIRFINGIADVVNSDPDMDGLLRVVFLPDYNVKLGEIVYPATDLSEQISTAGKEASGTGNMKFAMNGALTIGTLDGANVELRDLVKKENFFLFGKTESEIMDLKNNNYSPKTFIDKCPELKEVIHLIEIGHFSNGDKELFKPLLNSLTGHDPFFVMADFEDFLNKQDEVSKCWNNKKSWNKMALLNTARSGYFSSDRSIREYCKSIWKVSPMPVEITCDFEELPT from the coding sequence ATGGCTAATCTAATGAATCCCAACGAACCCTTTGATCTACGCTTGCCTACTCCAGGCTGCTACCTAGATCCTGAGAAAGCTGGCATGGATTCTGATGCTGTTTTCCAAGGAATGACAGCTCATCTTTTCTATACTCTTGGAAAGTTAGCTACTTCTGCAAGTCCTCACGACTTGTATATGGCTCTCAGTTACGCGGTTAAAGATAGGCTAATGACAAGATATTTAGCCAGTCAAGAAGTAATAAGAAAAAAACCACAAAAAACAGTTGCGTACTTATCAGCAGAATTTTTAATCGGTCCTCAATTAAGTAATAACCTCCTCAATCTAGGAATAACTCAAGAGGCAGAGGATGCTTTAAAAAGATTTGGAATTGAATCTTTGTCAACAATCCTTGAAGTAGAAGAAGAACCTGGACTAGGTAATGGTGGACTTGGCAGACTTGCTGCATGTTACATGGAATCATTAGCATCTTTACAGGTTCCCGCAGTTGGGTATGGTATTCGTTATGAATTTGGAATATTCAATCAGTTAATTAGAGATGGTTGGCAAGTTGAAGTTACTGATAAATGGCTAAAAGGTGGATGGCCATGGGAGCTTCCACAACCTGATGAATCATGTTTTGTTGGTTTTGGAGGTAAAACTGAAAGTTATAGAGATGACAAAGGAAATTACAGATCAAGATGGATACCTTCAGAACATGCTATTGGAGTGCCTCATGATGTGCCAGTCTTAGGATACAGAGTAAATACATGCGATAGATTAAGGTTATGGAGAGCTGATGCAACAGAAAGTTTTGATTTTTATGCCTTCAATATTGGTGATTACTATGGAGCCGTAGAAGAAAAAGTTGCATCTGAAACTCTTTCAAAAGTTCTATACCCAAATGATGGAACTGATGAAGGTAGAAGATTAAGACTCAAACAACAACACTTTTTCGTAAGTTGTTCCCTTCAGGATATGTTGAGAAGTCTTGAAAAAAGATCAATACCAATAACAGAATTTCCTCGTCATTGGACAGTCCAATTAAATGATACTCATCCTGCTATTGCAGTAGCAGAATTAATGAGACTTCTTATTGACCAATATCAGGTAGGTTGGGATAAAGCTTGGAACATAACAACCTCATCAGTTGCTTATACCAACCACACTTTACTTCCGGAAGCTTTAGAGAAATGGGATTTAGGTTTATTTAATGATCTCCTACCTCGCCATCTAGAAATTATTTATGAAATTAATTGGAGATTTCTACAACAATTAAGACTACGTTATCCTGGTGATGACAAAATCCTTCAAAAACTGTCAATAATAGATGAAGAAGGCTCTAAATCAGTAAGAATGGCTCACTTAGCCACAATTGGTGCACATCATATAAATGGCGTAGCAGCACTTCACTCAGACCTAATCAAGAGGCAACTACTTCCTGAATTCGCACAACTATGGCCTGAAAAATTTACAAATATTACTAACGGAGTTACTCCAAGAAGATGGGTTGCTCTCTCAAATCCATCCTTATCTAACCTGCTAGAAAAAGAAGTAGGTCCTGATTGGATAACTAACATGGAACTTCTGCAAAAGTTAGAGCAAAAAAAAGATGACACCAATTTTTTACAAAAATTTGAGGACACTAAATTAAATGGCAAGCGAAAATTAGCTAGCTTTATCCATTCAAAAACAGGTATACTTGTCGATCCATCTAGTTTATTTGATGTTCAAGTAAAAAGAATTCATCAGTATAAAAGGCAACATTTAAATGCCTTACAAATTATTGCTCAATATCTAAGAATCAAAAATGGCACAAACAATTATGAAGTGCCAAGAACAATAATCTTCGGAGGTAAGGCTGCCCCAGGTTACTTTATGGCAAAACTAATGATTCGGTTCATTAATGGTATTGCTGATGTAGTTAATTCTGATCCAGATATGGATGGTCTACTAAGGGTTGTTTTTTTACCTGATTATAATGTCAAACTTGGTGAAATAGTTTATCCAGCAACTGATCTTTCAGAGCAGATCTCAACTGCGGGGAAAGAAGCATCTGGAACTGGAAATATGAAGTTTGCCATGAATGGGGCTTTGACTATCGGAACCTTAGATGGAGCTAATGTGGAATTAAGAGATCTTGTAAAGAAAGAGAATTTCTTTCTTTTTGGAAAAACTGAAAGTGAAATTATGGATTTAAAAAATAATAATTACTCTCCCAAAACATTTATTGATAAATGTCCAGAACTGAAAGAAGTAATACATCTAATTGAAATTGGTCACTTTAGTAACGGGGATAAAGAATTATTCAAACCTTTATTAAATAGCTTGACTGGTCATGACCCATTTTTTGTGATGGCTGACTTCGAAGACTTCTTAAACAAACAGGATGAAGTAAGTAAATGCTGGAATAATAAAAAATCTTGGAATAAAATGGCATTATTAAATACAGCAAGATCAGGCTATTTTTCATCAGATAGATCTATTAGAGAGTACTGCAAATCTATTTGGAAAGTCTCTCCAATGCCTGTAGAGATTACGTGTGATTTCGAAGAATTACCTACGTAA
- a CDS encoding ribonuclease III family protein, with amino-acid sequence MINTINAKRINQIITFLQTLKIRSKRFSEIISTHNISVIQDFNQALIHSSDDKIINYEKLEFFGDAVLRLAASIFIEKKYPQMSVGERSELRAQIVSDEWLIKLGKEIGIEKLIIKGPKALGDENSKNTIIGEATEALIGALYKCFNSMQEVNLWLDDIWEEDSETFLKAPYKFKSKTVLQEWCQSKGFDLPIYKIIEISQKNGDPKRFSCDIFIEGLKESTAFGKSHKQAETNAARVLIEKLRTIGKI; translated from the coding sequence ATGATAAATACAATTAACGCAAAGAGAATTAATCAAATAATTACTTTTTTACAGACACTAAAAATTAGATCAAAAAGATTTTCTGAAATAATTAGCACACACAATATTTCAGTGATTCAAGATTTTAATCAAGCATTAATACATTCCTCTGATGACAAAATAATAAATTACGAAAAATTAGAATTCTTTGGGGATGCAGTACTCAGATTAGCTGCTTCAATATTTATTGAAAAAAAATATCCTCAAATGAGTGTAGGAGAAAGATCAGAGCTAAGAGCGCAAATTGTAAGTGATGAATGGTTGATTAAATTAGGAAAAGAAATTGGGATAGAAAAATTAATCATTAAGGGGCCTAAAGCTCTTGGTGATGAAAATTCAAAAAATACTATTATTGGGGAAGCTACAGAAGCTTTAATAGGTGCCCTTTATAAGTGCTTTAATTCAATGCAGGAAGTAAATCTATGGCTAGATGATATTTGGGAGGAAGATTCAGAAACATTTTTAAAAGCCCCGTATAAATTTAAATCTAAGACAGTATTACAAGAGTGGTGTCAAAGTAAAGGTTTTGATTTGCCAATCTATAAAATAATTGAAATCTCTCAAAAGAATGGGGACCCAAAAAGATTTTCTTGCGATATATTTATCGAAGGATTAAAAGAATCAACTGCATTTGGCAAATCCCATAAACAAGCAGAAACAAATGCAGCAAGAGTTTTGATAGAAAAACTTAGAACTATAGGAAAAATCTAA
- a CDS encoding NAD(P)H dehydrogenase subunit NdhS, whose amino-acid sequence MELSMKPILPGSFVVVKDNKSIYRGYKGFVQRVTNKRAAVLFEGGNWDKLITFKLTNLEIV is encoded by the coding sequence ATGGAATTATCGATGAAACCCATACTCCCTGGTTCTTTTGTTGTTGTAAAAGATAATAAATCTATTTATAGAGGATATAAAGGGTTTGTGCAGAGAGTTACAAACAAAAGAGCAGCTGTTCTGTTTGAAGGAGGTAATTGGGATAAACTCATAACTTTTAAGCTAACTAATTTAGAAATAGTATAA